In Saccharomyces paradoxus chromosome IV, complete sequence, the DNA window GTTGTAGGTATTAAGTTCTTGGACGACTGCTTCATTATctttatgaaaaaatcgGAGCAGATTCTGATAATCTCTAAACGAGAAGATATGGCTTCTATCTTGTTAAAAACCTCACAAACCTCAGAATAGGGGATATTAGATGAATAATGATCATTATCATTCGAGCCCAATGAGTCTTCGACCTCACATCCCAGCCCCTGAGATTGTTGCGGTGAATCAACAACACCAGAAGAGGGAGCAGATGATGGtaaagaagatgaattGCTATCCATGGAGCTTGGAGCCACCGGCGTATGTGCAACAGCAATCTGTTTCAGTTTCTTGGTAGCGTATTCCTCTTCACCACTAACATCATCTATTCTATCTTCCAGCATATGTTTGGATGATTtcttggaagaagaagtgcCTGCCGATGGCTTATTTTTCATGGAAGTAAAGAACCTAGCCAAAGTAGCTTGTTTAGGCTTCTTGCCGGCCGAGGAAGGTAATGAGGATGACATTAATAACGGCAATCTTGAGTTCAAGGGACGAGCAGATGAGGGAATAAAACCAGCCAGTAATCTTCGCATGTAATTGATAAAACAACGACGTTAAAAGCTGCTTTATGAATTTTCAAGGCCATTATTTCGACTGTCAAATAAGTATAGCGAAATGCAAACGCATGGCTTATTGCTGCTAAATTTCACCTTAACGCGAAAACGCGTTaaggtgaaaaattccatCAGCCATCTCAGGTGGAAGAATACATTGAGGAAAGCGAAAAATATGATTGAGAACAAGTGCAATAGGGCAAGTGGCAGATATGAGAATACCTGTTGTTATTCTTAAGGAACAATTTACACGACTTTAGGCCGTTTGAAGTAAATGCTTTTGGAACCATAGCATCCTATAATTGCGGTTACGAAAGGAAATCATCCGGGTAATAGAGAAAACTTCTTTCAAATGACAAATAGGAGTTTcaagaaatagaagaaagagCCGTTCGTATGAGTGCCAGGTATAGAAAGAAAGGGCTGAACAAGAGGTAAAAAGATCATGTCGAAACAATTTGTCAGATCTGCGAAGAATCTGGTGAAAGGGTACTCCTCTACCCAGGTGCTGGTGAGAAATGCAACGTCAAACGACAACCATCAAGTGTCCAAGGACTCTTTAATTGAGCTGGCTGAAAAGTCGTATGATAGCgcagatttttttgaaatcatGGATATGCTGGACAAGAGACTTAACGACAAGGGCAAATACTGGAGGCACATCGCAAAGGCCTTAACCGTAATAGACTATTTGATTAGGTTTGGTAGTGAGAACTGTGTTCTTTGGTGTAGAGAAAATTTGTACATTATCAAGACGTTGAAGGAATTCAGACACGAGGACGATGAGGGCGTAGATCAGGGTCAAATCGTAAGGGTTAAAGCTAAGGAATTGACTGCATTGCTATCCGATGACGAAAGACTAAATGAGGAAAGGAATATGAATATCAAGGGAAGAAACAGGAAaggaagaaggagaagagGAACTGGGCGCAGTGACGAGAAGGATGATGACTTACAAAGAGCTATTGATGCCAGCAGAATGACGGCGGAGGAAGacgaaagaagaagaaaacaagacGAGGATTATGAAACTGCTTTGCAATTgagcaaagaagaagaggagctGAAAAGATTGCAAGATTTACAAAGAatgcaacagcagcaagcccaacaacaacagcaacaacctATGTACTATGATATCTTTGGTAACCCAATCACACCCGAGGAATATGCCCAATTTCAGttgcaacagcaacaacaacaacagcagcagttGCAACAGCAACCGATGTACTACGACGTATTCGGGAACCCTATAACACCCGAAGAACTAGCACAGTttcagcaacaacaacaactacaacaacaacaacaacaggaACAACAGTACTTCGCTTCTatgcagcagcagcaacaggGAATGCCCAACAACCCGTTTGCCAAGTCCGAACAAGAACCTAGTTCACAAAAACAGGACCAACTAGCAACAACAGCTTCATCGttgcaacagcaacaacaaaagcaaCCAGAGCCACTAACTCAAAACAGGACAGGCAATCAATCAATCACGGACAAATACAGTAGATTAAACGAGCTACTGGCCGCGGGAACAGGCATTGACACATTCGGCAATGAAGGAGAGGCTCGTATTCCTGCTCAACACACGAAGACAGGGACATTCATTAATTCTCAAGGAACGGGCTATAGGCAAGTATCGAACGATCCAAATCATAATCCGTTTTTAAACAGTCAATATACAGGTTTACCAAGTACTAACGTCGTACCAACACAGACAGGTTATGGCTTTGGTAACCAGCCTCAACAGCAATCTCAAAATAATGGCTCAAATAATCGGGGATATACTCTAATTGATTTATGAAGTAAGTACGCATTCCTAATCACATGAGCATTTCCTCGCATCgcataatatatatatggacTAAGTAATTTAATTATTTCACTGCACGTTTTCTGTAAACGTCTAgtataaaaataaactgTATATCTCTATGTGTAAGCACATGTTGGCTCGCTACAAAACTACTTTAATATATCCAACATAGTCCTGCTGGACGactgaaagaaaaggaagcgATTTGCCTTTATTAGACATCTGGTGATACCTTACGTCTTTTTACGATTGTAACATAACCTGAATATCTCTACATATCCATCAGAAGAAGCCCAACAATACGCTCAAGATCTTGATGCGATAACTCTAAGGGGCCTTTATCATCATGTTTTCCGTTCATCTCCTTGTGAGATTGAAGTGATCGCAACGCCGCCTCTTCAATGAATATATCCAAATATTTCTGTATCATTGGTATTACTTCATCGGCAATTTTCATATCCTTCCCACTGTTATTTTGGCTGAGAATTTTTACCAGCGCTTCCTTAGATAACATCACCAAAACTCCTTTGTTCACCTCTCATGTCCTTTCTCAGTGCAATAATGTAGATTCCAACACGTTTTTTTGTATGCTCGGTTATGGTATTTTGACCGAAAACAACAATTCCAGTCTTCCGCAAACATGAAGTAACGGAGCAGAGCAAAAAGTAATAgatgaataataataaaatacatGTATTTTATTAATCAGTTAATTTATCTAAACAGTGTTATAGacatatatatctatatatgAATACATATACACAGTATtaatattctttccttGAGATTGCTctctataaaaaaaaaaaaaacctcgtaaaaaaaaaaacccaaaagaagaaagaatattcaaagaaaGTTTCATCTTGTCAGTTGAATGAATAGTTTATTGTGAATtataacaataaaaaattagcTAAAAAAGCGAAAGTGTCGATGAAACTGGGCAAGTGCACCTGAGCTCTTGATATGGACGATAGTATTGGTTACAACAATGACTGGTAAAAGAATGAAGCGGTTTGAGAtaattctaaaaaaaaacaaaaagaaataataaagtgatagtaataaaaaacGGTGTGCAGATTAGGACAAAAAATTAGCACAGAcggtaaagaaaaaaggacaaaaagtaataaaaggagagataaaaatttaaattaCGACTGATTTCTTGTTCAATGTTAAATCAACAGTAAAAGTATGGTTACAGAGTAATGTAATTCACAATGGcgacttgaaaaaaaaatatacaatAATGGACG includes these proteins:
- the ENT1 gene encoding epsin (Epsin-like protein involved in endocytosis and actin patch assembly~similar to YDL161W); the protein is MSKQFVRSAKNLVKGYSSTQVLVRNATSNDNHQVSKDSLIELAEKSYDSADFFEIMDMLDKRLNDKGKYWRHIAKALTVIDYLIRFGSENCVLWCRENLYIIKTLKEFRHEDDEGVDQGQIVRVKAKELTALLSDDERLNEERNMNIKGRNRKGRRRRGTGRSDEKDDDLQRAIDASRMTAEEDERRRKQDEDYETALQLSKEEEELKRLQDLQRMQQQQAQQQQQQPMYYDIFGNPITPEEYAQFQLQQQQQQQQQLQQQPMYYDVFGNPITPEELAQFQQQQQLQQQQQQEQQYFASMQQQQQGMPNNPFAKSEQEPSSQKQDQLATTASSLQQQQQKQPEPLTQNRTGNQSITDKYSRLNELLAAGTGIDTFGNEGEARIPAQHTKTGTFINSQGTGYRQVSNDPNHNPFLNSQYTGLPSTNVVPTQTGYGFGNQPQQQSQNNGSNNRGYTLIDL
- the MHF2 gene encoding Mhf2p (Cytoplasmic DExD/H-box helicase, stimulates mRNA decapping~similar to YDL160C); protein product: MLSKEALVKILSQNNSGKDMKIADEVIPMIQKYLDIFIEEAALRSLQSHKEMNGKHDDKGPLELSHQDLERIVGLLLMDM